Proteins from one Cicer arietinum cultivar CDC Frontier isolate Library 1 chromosome 3, Cicar.CDCFrontier_v2.0, whole genome shotgun sequence genomic window:
- the LOC101492304 gene encoding uncharacterized protein yields the protein MADWAPIIIGLILFVLFSPGLLFQLPGKGRPVDFVNFQTSAISIFVHSLLFFGFMVIFLVAIKVHIGSG from the coding sequence ATGGCAGATTGGGCTCCTATTATTATAGGCTTGATCTTGTTTGTGTTGTTTTCACCTGGATTATTGTTCCAGCTACCAGGGAAAGGCAGGCCAGTTGATTTTGTTAATTTCCAAACAAGTGccatttcaatttttgttcatTCCCTTCTCTTCTTTGGTTTTATGGTTATATTTCTTGTTGCCATTAAAGTTCATATTGGCAGTGGTTAG